In Vibrio lentus, a single genomic region encodes these proteins:
- the tgt gene encoding tRNA guanosine(34) transglycosylase Tgt, which translates to MKLKYELKKTNSGARRGQLQFERGSVETPAFMPVGTYGTVKGMTPEEVKDTGAEILLGNTFHLWLRPGQEIMKLHGDLHDFMNWKGPILTDSGGFQVFSLGATRKITEEGVHFRNPVNGDKIFMDAEKSMEIQKDLGSDIVMIFDECTPYPATHKEAKDSMEMSLRWAQRSRNHFDKQENPNSLFGIVQGGVYEDLRDVSVKGLTEIGFDGYAVGGLAVGEPKEDMHRILEHTCPQLPEDKPRYLMGVGKPEDLVEGVRRGIDMFDCVMPTRNARNGHLFVTEGVIKIRNAKHKTDTTPLDSDCDCYTCKNYSKSYLHHLDRCNEILGARLNTIHNLRFYQRIMSDIRQSIDEDRFEEFVAEFYARMGREVPPLGKES; encoded by the coding sequence GTGAAATTAAAATACGAACTTAAAAAAACAAACAGCGGCGCACGTCGTGGTCAACTTCAGTTTGAACGTGGTAGCGTTGAAACACCAGCATTCATGCCAGTAGGTACTTACGGTACGGTTAAAGGCATGACTCCTGAAGAAGTGAAAGACACCGGTGCTGAAATCCTACTAGGTAATACGTTCCACCTATGGTTACGCCCTGGTCAAGAAATCATGAAACTGCACGGTGATTTGCACGACTTCATGAACTGGAAAGGACCTATCCTGACTGATTCAGGCGGTTTCCAAGTATTCAGCCTAGGTGCTACGCGTAAAATCACTGAAGAGGGTGTTCACTTCCGTAACCCTGTAAACGGTGACAAGATTTTCATGGACGCTGAAAAGTCGATGGAAATCCAAAAGGATCTAGGTTCAGACATCGTAATGATCTTTGACGAATGTACGCCTTATCCTGCGACGCATAAAGAAGCTAAAGACTCAATGGAGATGTCTCTTCGTTGGGCTCAGCGTTCACGCAATCACTTTGATAAGCAAGAAAACCCGAACTCACTATTCGGTATCGTTCAAGGTGGCGTATACGAAGACCTTCGTGATGTATCCGTTAAAGGCCTAACAGAAATTGGTTTTGATGGTTACGCTGTTGGCGGCCTAGCTGTAGGCGAACCAAAAGAAGACATGCACCGTATTCTTGAGCACACATGTCCTCAACTACCTGAAGATAAGCCACGTTACCTAATGGGTGTAGGCAAACCTGAAGACTTAGTTGAAGGTGTTCGTCGTGGTATCGACATGTTTGACTGTGTTATGCCAACGCGAAATGCACGTAACGGCCACTTGTTTGTGACTGAAGGTGTGATCAAGATCCGTAATGCGAAGCATAAAACCGATACAACACCACTAGATTCAGATTGTGACTGTTACACTTGTAAGAACTACAGTAAGTCTTACTTACATCATTTGGATCGCTGTAATGAAATCCTAGGTGCAAGACTAAACACTATCCACAACCTGCGTTTCTACCAACGAATCATGTCAGACATTCGTCAATCTATTGATGAAGACCGTTTTGAAGAGTTCGTTGCTGAGTTCTACGCAAGAATGGGGCGTGAAGTGCCACCACTAGGTAAAGAATCTTAG
- the yajC gene encoding preprotein translocase subunit YajC, translating to MFISQAHAAAEGAPAGGGFEMLIMLGMFAVIFYFMIYRPQAKRVKEHKNLMSSMGKGDEVLTSGGLIGKITKIAEDSDYVAIELNANNEVVIKKDFVTAVLPKGTLKSL from the coding sequence ATGTTTATTTCTCAAGCTCACGCAGCAGCAGAAGGTGCACCAGCAGGCGGCGGTTTCGAAATGCTTATCATGCTAGGTATGTTCGCTGTGATCTTCTACTTCATGATCTACCGTCCACAAGCTAAGCGCGTAAAAGAGCATAAGAACCTTATGTCTTCTATGGGCAAAGGCGATGAAGTTCTAACTAGCGGCGGTCTGATTGGTAAGATTACTAAGATTGCAGAAGACAGCGACTACGTTGCTATCGAACTGAACGCAAACAACGAAGTTGTTATCAAGAAAGACTTCGTTACAGCAGTGCTACCAAAAGGTACTCTGAAATCTCTATAA
- the secD gene encoding protein translocase subunit SecD, with amino-acid sequence MLNRYPLWKYLMVMFAIAIAALYALPNIYGEDPAVQVTGARGASVDLSTLDAVTDALEAKSLSTKSVALENGSILVRFNDTDTQISARDIITEALGDDVIVALNLAASTPDWLESIGAAPMKLGLDLRGGVHFLMEVDMDAAMEKLVGQQEEAFRSELREEKIRYRAIRPSGKDAVEVILRNEEQLAEAKSLLQSKHQDMTFVDSESNGRFSLIANFTETRLQEIRNYAVEQNITILRNRVNELGVAEPLVQRQGASRIVVELPGVQDTARAKEILGATATLEFREVDSSADLAAAAAGRAPAGSEIKQDRDGRPVVLKKRVILGGSSITDASSSVDEYGRPQVNISLDSEGGSKMSTFSRQNIGKLMATVFAEYKDSGRKTPEGRVILSKHEEVINQATIQSALGRNFRITGIDSTAEAHNLALLLRAGALIAPISIVEERTIGPSMGQQNIDMGIMAMVWGMAAVMLFTLLYYRTFGLIANVALMANLVLIIGVMSMIPGATMTLPGIAGIVLTVGMAVDANVLIFERIREELRDGRSPQQAIHQGYANAFSTIADANITTLLTAIILFAVGTGAIKGFAVTLSIGILTSMFTAIIGTRCIVNLMYGGKRVKKLSI; translated from the coding sequence GTGCTAAACCGTTATCCGTTATGGAAGTATTTGATGGTGATGTTTGCCATCGCTATCGCTGCGTTGTACGCACTTCCAAATATATACGGTGAAGATCCGGCAGTTCAAGTTACAGGGGCGCGCGGCGCCTCTGTAGATCTGTCTACGCTGGATGCTGTCACCGACGCTCTTGAAGCAAAGAGCCTTTCTACTAAATCCGTTGCTCTAGAGAACGGTTCCATTCTTGTTCGCTTTAACGATACAGATACGCAAATCAGTGCCCGTGATATCATCACAGAAGCACTAGGCGATGACGTTATCGTTGCTCTAAACTTAGCTGCTTCAACTCCTGATTGGCTCGAGTCTATTGGTGCTGCACCAATGAAACTGGGTCTTGACCTACGTGGTGGTGTTCACTTCTTAATGGAAGTGGATATGGACGCTGCAATGGAAAAGCTCGTTGGCCAACAAGAAGAAGCGTTCCGTAGCGAACTTCGTGAAGAAAAAATTCGTTACCGTGCTATTCGCCCATCGGGTAAAGACGCCGTGGAAGTGATTCTGCGTAACGAAGAGCAGCTTGCTGAAGCGAAATCGCTACTGCAATCTAAGCACCAAGATATGACGTTCGTAGATTCAGAATCTAACGGTCGTTTCTCTTTAATTGCTAACTTCACTGAAACTCGCCTACAAGAAATCCGCAACTACGCGGTAGAGCAAAACATTACCATTCTACGTAACCGTGTTAACGAACTTGGTGTTGCTGAGCCTTTGGTTCAACGTCAAGGTGCTAGCCGTATCGTAGTGGAATTGCCAGGTGTTCAAGACACGGCTCGTGCTAAAGAAATTTTAGGCGCAACCGCGACTCTTGAATTCCGTGAAGTAGACAGCAGTGCCGATTTGGCCGCTGCAGCTGCTGGTCGTGCTCCTGCTGGTAGTGAAATCAAGCAAGACCGTGATGGTCGCCCTGTAGTACTTAAGAAGCGCGTTATCTTAGGCGGTTCTAGCATTACAGATGCAAGCTCAAGTGTTGATGAATACGGTCGCCCACAAGTTAACATCTCGCTAGATAGCGAAGGTGGTAGCAAGATGTCTACGTTCTCTCGTCAAAATATCGGTAAGCTAATGGCAACCGTATTTGCAGAGTACAAAGACAGCGGTCGTAAAACACCTGAAGGCCGAGTGATCCTAAGTAAGCACGAAGAAGTGATTAACCAAGCGACGATTCAATCTGCACTTGGCCGTAACTTCCGTATTACAGGTATCGACTCAACGGCTGAAGCTCATAACTTGGCACTTCTACTACGTGCTGGTGCATTGATTGCTCCTATCTCGATTGTAGAAGAACGTACGATTGGTCCATCTATGGGTCAACAAAACATCGATATGGGCATCATGGCGATGGTTTGGGGTATGGCTGCAGTAATGCTATTCACACTGCTTTACTACCGTACTTTCGGTTTGATTGCGAATGTCGCTCTGATGGCTAACTTGGTGTTGATTATTGGTGTGATGTCGATGATTCCTGGCGCGACAATGACGCTACCAGGTATTGCCGGTATCGTATTGACGGTCGGTATGGCAGTCGATGCCAACGTTCTTATCTTTGAGCGTATACGTGAAGAACTTCGAGATGGACGCAGTCCACAACAAGCGATTCACCAAGGTTATGCAAACGCATTTAGCACAATCGCCGATGCCAACATCACCACACTATTAACAGCAATCATTCTATTTGCTGTCGGTACAGGTGCGATTAAAGGCTTCGCGGTAACGTTATCAATCGGTATCTTGACTTCAATGTTTACAGCTATTATCGGAACACGTTGTATCGTGAACCTGATGTATGGCGGTAAACGTGTTAAGAAACTGTCGATCTAA
- the secF gene encoding protein translocase subunit SecF — MFQILKAEKMIDFMRWSKVAFVFSILMIGTAIFTLTTKSLNWGLDFTGGTLIEVGFEEPANLPDIRSALEAEGFGDATVQNFGSAREVMVRLRPRDGVAGETLGNQILSAIKDGTGEQVEMRRIEFVGPNVGDELTEAGGLAILVSLICILIYVSVRFEWRLAAGAVLALAHDVIITLGVFSLMQIEVDLTIVAALLTVVGYSLNDTIVVFDRIRENFRKMRKGEAPEVLNSSITQTLSRTLITSGTTLFVVIALFVQGGAMIHGFATALLLGITVGTYSSIYVASALAMKLGITREHLMPPQVEKEGEEFNEMP, encoded by the coding sequence ATGTTTCAGATTCTAAAAGCAGAAAAAATGATCGACTTTATGCGTTGGTCAAAGGTTGCCTTTGTATTTTCTATCTTGATGATTGGTACGGCTATCTTCACCCTAACAACGAAATCGTTGAACTGGGGTCTAGATTTTACCGGCGGTACTCTGATTGAAGTGGGTTTTGAGGAACCAGCAAACCTACCCGATATCCGAAGTGCACTAGAAGCTGAAGGCTTTGGTGATGCTACGGTTCAGAACTTTGGTTCTGCGCGTGAGGTAATGGTTCGTCTACGCCCACGTGATGGTGTTGCGGGCGAAACGCTTGGTAACCAAATCCTGTCTGCGATTAAAGATGGTACTGGTGAGCAAGTTGAGATGCGTCGTATCGAGTTCGTTGGTCCAAACGTGGGTGATGAACTAACAGAAGCTGGTGGTCTTGCGATCTTAGTTTCTCTGATCTGTATCTTGATCTACGTATCAGTGCGATTTGAATGGCGATTGGCTGCAGGTGCTGTATTAGCCCTAGCGCACGACGTTATCATCACACTAGGTGTGTTCTCTCTAATGCAAATCGAGGTAGACCTTACTATCGTGGCAGCCTTGCTGACGGTGGTCGGTTACTCCCTCAACGATACCATAGTGGTATTTGACCGTATTCGTGAGAACTTCCGTAAGATGCGTAAAGGCGAAGCGCCTGAAGTATTGAACAGCTCAATCACACAAACATTGAGCCGTACCTTGATTACTTCTGGTACGACGTTGTTCGTGGTTATCGCTCTGTTTGTACAGGGTGGTGCTATGATTCACGGCTTCGCGACTGCACTTCTATTGGGTATTACGGTTGGTACTTACTCTTCTATCTACGTTGCATCAGCACTAGCTATGAAGTTGGGTATCACGCGTGAACACCTAATGCCACCACAAGTGGAAAAAGAAGGTGAAGAGTTTAACGAGATGCCTTAA
- the suhB gene encoding inositol-1-monophosphatase, with amino-acid sequence MHPMLNIAIRAARKAGNHIAKSLETTDKIETSLKGNNDYVTNIAQEAEYMIIETIKSSYPEHSIISEESGLTEGKDSDVQWIVDPLDGTNNFVKGFPHFSVSIAVRMNGRTEVACVYDPMLNELFTAQRGAGAQLNNARMRVTQLKDLQGTVLATGFPFKQKQHSESFMKIITGLFVDCADFRRTGSPALDLCYLAAGRVDGYLELGLKPWDLAAGDLIAREAGAIMTDFAGGTDYMTSGNVVASSARGVKSILKHVRENSNEGMLK; translated from the coding sequence ATGCATCCAATGCTAAACATTGCGATACGCGCTGCGCGTAAAGCTGGCAACCATATTGCTAAATCTCTAGAAACAACTGATAAGATCGAAACGTCTCTAAAAGGTAACAACGATTACGTTACTAACATTGCTCAAGAAGCTGAGTACATGATTATTGAGACAATCAAATCATCTTACCCAGAGCACAGCATTATTTCTGAAGAGTCAGGCCTAACTGAAGGTAAAGACTCTGACGTACAATGGATCGTTGACCCACTAGATGGCACCAACAACTTTGTAAAAGGTTTCCCTCACTTCTCAGTATCTATCGCTGTTCGCATGAACGGTCGTACAGAAGTTGCTTGTGTTTATGATCCAATGCTAAACGAGCTATTCACAGCTCAACGTGGCGCTGGCGCACAACTTAACAACGCTCGTATGCGTGTTACTCAACTTAAAGACCTTCAAGGTACTGTTCTTGCTACTGGTTTCCCGTTCAAGCAAAAACAACACTCTGAATCTTTCATGAAAATCATCACTGGTCTATTCGTTGACTGTGCTGACTTCCGTCGTACTGGTTCTCCAGCTCTTGACCTATGTTACCTAGCGGCTGGCCGTGTTGACGGTTACCTAGAACTAGGCCTTAAGCCATGGGATCTAGCAGCTGGCGATCTAATCGCTCGTGAAGCTGGTGCTATCATGACTGACTTTGCTGGCGGTACTGATTACATGACTTCTGGTAATGTTGTTGCTTCAAGCGCACGTGGTGTTAAGTCTATTCTTAAGCACGTTCGTGAGAACTCTAACGAAGGTATGCTGAAGTAA
- the trmJ gene encoding tRNA (cytosine(32)/uridine(32)-2'-O)-methyltransferase TrmJ has protein sequence MLDNVKVVLVGTSHSGNIGSAARAMKVMGLSQLVLVDPQCEVDEQTLALAAGAGDIAENATIVSTLDEAVKDCGLVVGSSARSRTLEWPMLEPRECGEKFAVEGQKHPVALVFGRERTGLTNDELQKCHYHVCIPANPEYSSLNLAMAVQTLSYEVRVAHLDMVASQYQPQQQDDYPRHEELEMFYEHLEKVIIDTQFISKDKPGQVMNKLRRLFSRARPELQEINTLRGILTSIEKSNKDK, from the coding sequence ATGTTAGACAATGTAAAAGTCGTTCTGGTTGGTACGTCTCATTCGGGAAATATCGGATCAGCAGCTCGCGCAATGAAAGTGATGGGTTTGAGTCAATTGGTTCTTGTCGACCCTCAATGTGAAGTTGACGAGCAGACCTTAGCACTGGCAGCTGGTGCAGGTGACATCGCAGAAAATGCGACGATTGTTTCTACACTGGATGAAGCAGTAAAAGACTGTGGTTTGGTGGTAGGTTCGAGTGCGCGTTCACGTACGCTTGAATGGCCAATGCTTGAGCCGCGTGAATGTGGTGAAAAGTTTGCAGTTGAAGGTCAAAAACACCCTGTAGCATTAGTCTTCGGCCGTGAACGTACTGGTCTAACAAATGATGAACTGCAAAAGTGTCATTATCATGTGTGTATTCCTGCAAACCCTGAATACAGTTCACTGAACCTAGCAATGGCGGTACAAACGCTGAGCTATGAAGTTCGTGTGGCACACCTTGATATGGTTGCTAGTCAATATCAGCCGCAGCAACAAGATGACTATCCTCGTCACGAAGAACTAGAAATGTTCTACGAACACCTTGAAAAAGTGATCATCGATACCCAATTTATCTCTAAGGACAAGCCTGGTCAGGTGATGAACAAGCTACGTCGCCTATTCAGCCGAGCTCGTCCTGAACTGCAAGAGATCAATACTCTACGCGGTATTTTGACCTCTATTGAGAAGAGTAATAAAGACAAATAA